TGTACATCTGCgcatccccccccccacccccacccctcatCGAAGGTATAGACcagccaaaaaagaaaaaaaaagaaaaaaaaaaaaaagaactgatttGGCCCAGGTTTTGTACTTTAACGTAATACAACAGTACTCTGACTAGGACTAAACTACCTTTTAAAACTGAAGATATGAACGTTTCTGCTGTACATAGTTTAAACAACGAATCTTTTCATTCAGTTTTACTTTTTGCAGCTCAGCGATGGACGGTGTGAATGTAACAGATCAGTCCTCGAATCGACTGACACATTAGGAAATAAACATGTAGTTTGgcaaggtttaaatgattaacgTTAATCTGGTTCAGAGTCAATGTCTGGTCAGTACTTCTTCTAGTCTACAGAACTGTTCAGCAAAAACTGTTCagcaaaaaaagcaaactatgaaacaattacaggcactatatatatagtaggtcTACGAGTAATAATACAAAGGGTTTATTGATTTGCCTGTCAAATTATTGTGATTGGATACTTCCAATTAAACTCACTGCTAAACAGAGATGTGCAGATCAACCCACTGCTGTTAACAATACAAATCaccatgataatatatatatatatatatatatatatatatatatatatatatatatatatatatatatatatatatatatataaaacatgtcatTGCATAGGTGTGCATTATAAATTAAGGTGCATCAAACATTGTTGCAGACTCCAGATGCAGCTGTATTGTTCCTCAGGGTACAAAAGCACAAAAGGCACAAAAAgcagaaagaaacaaaatgcgCTGACCTAAACAAACGTTTTCCTTGTTACTTTCACTTTCTTCAACCTGCAAGTCTAGATTAGGTATTCACTGGGGTGTTGAATTTGGCACAGGCCAGGGTTCAAGCTCTAACACAAACACGTGAATTAAATTAAACTGCAAGAACTGCACTAGCAAATGGCTCTGAAAAAGTTATAGCATATGTTCTGCAGGACAATACCCTCCCTCAGCATGCATACTGTATCGATGTCATGTAATAAgcacattactgtgtattttaatGGTCTAAGCATATTGATtccactggtgtttttttttagagagTATGTTCTTGATATCTTAAGATAACTATGCATAAAGTGGCTTTTGAAtggtgttactgctactgcttgcctcagagttttctttgttttgttccctgactaaataaataccgcTGTATAtctgccaatttttctgtaatccTCAGAGAcagagtgatttaaatgctgtttcatgttgacatttttacccacAGAAACAcggtttagataattgttactattaaggcatagtaatattattagatcaggtaagtaagttggtctatgatgtcatagccctgcgataagacaattattacagcacggtcatgtgatcttgttcagccaatcacagcacttaatttatccaagctgCTTTATGAATACCAATATAGCTGCTAAGCAGCTTTGTTAGATATGAACTCAGAAAGCCAGTTTTCTGCCAGACTAttgcagacaggcagacacaggtCAAAATTCCTCAAGTACTTAAACACAGAAATTAATGTAACcatctgtttttggttttttttgcagatATCAAACTGCTAGACAGATCCAACCAGAAAGCTCAGTTTACACAAGGCTTTCAAAAAGAGGCGCTAGGCCTAGGTGACAGGTAATTTTATCTTTCCATTCCCTGATTCAGTGATTAGATGAACAGTTACTGTTCAGCATACTGTACATCTGTACATCTTTTGTACGGCTTaatattatatgacaagtggtATCTCTCAGCTATTCACCTGCATTAAGATTCCAAACTGACTCCCATCCAGGACTTGTGTAAGCTGACTGATCCTTGTACACACAATGTACAGTTTTGCTTAAATAATACAGATTTGGAATCCTATTAAAAAGTAAATGAcaaagagattccacttgtcCAATAGTAGTACCACAtatcctgtttttaaatgttcctttttaaaattgctttaaagCCACAAATGCTGAACCGAGGTAGACTTTCAGGGCATCCCTCCAGATACTGGTATGCTGATTTGTAGATCACGTGAAAAGAAGATGGGAATGGTAAAAGTGAAAGCTGTTGCAAAGGGAGGGAACTCAATCTGCAGTACAGTGTTTGGTTTGTCAAATAATGTTAAAAAGTAACTCAAAACTTTTGGTTTATAGCAGGCAGCCACCAAGAACCATATCATGCGACTCCAAAGAGCTAATGCTTGCCAGACATCAGGATATAGTGACAGAGCTTCGGAAGACTGGGGGAGAGGTACTGTAAGCAATATCTATTTCAGTGGAATTAGAGTACATTATGCAAGATACATGTATGTTTGTGTTGGCAAACTGTCTATGTGTTGGCAGATGGAGCTAGAGATCAGGGGTTAAAAgacttactgtacatgtttaataCTAGATACGCAAGGCAGCATTATAGGCTGAAATATGTGAATTTGAAGTTCCGCAGATATTAAAACAGAGTAATGAAATCGTAGGCATGTTTTCTGTTTGATCAGTTTTACTGAGTTGTTTAAGTTTTccgttttataaataaaagaaataacaaatacataaaggCATCAAGCCCAATGTTTAAGACATGATTAAAAATAACTTCAAAAGCTTTTTAAGTAGCTCATGAGTTAACAGTTTGCGAATAGGGctgggtgggggagggggtttCTCATTGCCTGCCATCATTTCTCAATCCTGTCATGAGACTGCTGGTAATTCCTTCCTGGAGTGAGTGACACACTAGCGGGAGATGGATGCATCATTTTACTACCACCCGATGTACTTCATCAGCATACTTTACTTCTGAAGGAGTGTGTGCAAAATAACattcttttgatataatattgtatttttttattttgccaggCATTCATGGCTGGAAATTTGATGGTATATTTTTTAGAAGAGGTTTCAAGTAGAGcttagcaactttttttttttttttttcattttcctacAAATAAAGGCTGTAATATTGCCaacaaaaatgtggttttatttaacacatgTTAATACAAATGTAGAGCTGCCAATGTCATAAGAAAGGGACCACCTTGCCCTAAATGTACAGCATATCCATTGTGTGATGGATATAATGTAAATGTGACAAAGTAGTGAAAACAAATTACTGTAGGTATTGAGGGGAAATAAAAGACCAATGAAGAGAACAGATACTTTCAATGTTGTGTAGAACAAAAAtcacaataaatactgtatataaataaatactcacaAATCCTTGTGTCTATTTTGTAAGGAACTGTATGTAACATGTATTTAGACAGGTAGACAGAAATACATAGAGTAAAGAATGCATCCACTCTGCTTCCAGTTAGCTTACCAGATTGTGGAACTGAATCAGAAGGCTAAACTCAAAGACACTGTACTGGAGGAGCAACATATCAGGTGAGGCCCCTGGCGGGGTCATTGTTTTTTACATTCCTGGAACTATTTTCGTGCTCACCTGGGGCAACAGGGTTCTGACATCAATTGTGAAATTACTACTTCTACATGTAAATTTATGTTCTGTTGATCCAAGCATTTTTCATTTCACGACATACCGTACACATTTGCTAACTGGTTTTAAAGATGTGATAAGCAATGATTTTACATTGACTTGGGCCAGGCTTTTATTGTGCCGATATTCTTTTTTGCTTTCAGGAAATGCAAAAAATGTCAAATACGACTCTAGATAAACCGCTACATTCAGCTGTGTTTGCATCAGGTCACTGGGTACACAGCAGCTAGTTTAAACTACAGCGCACAAAAAGATTAAGCATCAGGAAGAAGCAGCAACTTTATTGTCTTATCTGCATGTttcaaattgaagtataaaataaaagcaaagaaacagaccctcttcaacagaaaaaaagagaacaataATACTATTGCTAGGGCTAATAAGAGGACAGATTTTAACACCTTAGTACTCAAGCCCCCGCATTCAGTAGACATTAGTTACACTACTGTGAggtgagggttttttttcttccagataaTAAGAGCTCACTTATGAACCTCTGCCTGTAGCTGTTGCCTAACCTTGCCAGTGATTTTCTGTTGCTTTGTTTGGCCAGTTTGTCTGAGCTGAGGAGGCGGCTGGGAGAGGTGGAGGATGAGTGGAGGAGCCTGCAAAGCCGTATGCAGGTGGTGGAGGGAGGGAACCAGGCTTTGAAACAGGCGTATGATACCCTGCTGCAGCAGCACCAGGAGATGGATGATAAGTATAGGCAGGAAAAAATACAAGGCTCCGAGCTGCTGGAGGATCTTATTCGAGTGAAGGAGCTGGCTGCTGAGAACATGAACCACAAGAACGAACGGAGGGCGCGGTGAGTGTACTCAGATCCGTATACAATGTCTAACCGCTAAGCTATGCCGGCAAAGtaataagggtttttttttttttctgaataaaatccAGCAAATAACTCATGCTTTAAAGCTTGATAATTAGGGTTCATTATGCTCATTAAAACTTTGTGTCTcaattttgtgggtttttttggaatggtttagttttttctctcttttcccTCATTGGACACATAAAAGAGGAAATGTTTTAACAGtttcagagaaaataaaaagaaactataTCCTAGTTTACCATTTGACTTCTTAGTTtcattgtgtacattttttaaattagtttttcttaATATTTCAGCGCAAAAGAGGCCAGTCTAAGAAAAGAACTTGCCACGGCTGCAAAAAAGGCAGTAAATATTGACATGTAAGTATAACTGGCCTTACATTACTTCAGCATGTTACTTCAGGAAGAGATATGAGGTTATCTACAATGGACCGTTCACTAACACCATGCTGAAACAGTTTGGCTTCGCTTGAAATATGATACCAGTTTTGATACTGTGGGGGAAATGAAATTCAGGTATTTCTTATACCAGTATACCACCTGATCTCATCTAGCTCAGtctctttgttttcttcataacAACTGgcagaaacaaatgttttattcctgAAGCTAAGTTTGCTAACATTTGGTCTGCCTGTAACTTCACTCCAATGAATCCACAGTCACACAAAGTACAGCAGCTACTCAGTTCCCGAATCTATAAAAgggcaaacaaaataatttgatagTATAACATCTCCAACACATTGTCACAGTACCATGAAGAGCATACACAGAAATCATCTGGGAATGAAACAGTGCTACATAACAAATGTAGCTGCTAAAAGCAAAATATGCCACTTCCAGTAATAGGCGTACCTGGGCCAGGTGGGTAAGGAACAAGTGCCATAGAGGCTGGTAATTAGGCTCCAATGAAAACATAACCCTTTAAACTGTAACACACACTCAGTCCCTATATGCAGGTTTTTTACTTGTGGGAGCCAACTACTGTGAATCAAATAGGTTTGTACGTCTTCATTTGGAGCCTGTTGGGGAATAAGGTGCTGGAAGATGATAATTGGTCCTCATCTTCTAACTGTTCAGTCTGTTCAGGTTGTACAGATCTGTAACCTGTTAACCTGTCTTGTGTAGAATCTTTATGTTTCCAGCTTCACTTTCTCTCATGGGGCTGTTAATGCACTGATGGCAGAATGAGTAGGGGTGGCAGCTGTCGTTTTATATTGCATTGTACGAGAGGTGCTGGTAGATGTATGTCTTTATGTCAGTTCAAAGGTGGTATGTGTCAGGCAGCAGTTGATAATTGTCAACATCAGTGACACCATTACACTGTTATTAACCTTACATTACTAGAAAAGAGATATGAGGTTAGCTGACAACTGACACTTCACTAACAGAATGCTGAAACAGTTTGGTTTGGCTTGAAATCtgataccatatatatatatatatatatatatatatatatatatatatatatatatatatatatatatatatatgtgtgtgtgtgttaaatggcatcccttttactttaaaatcaagtcatttcatgttgtttttttgacCAGTGGTTTTGAAAAAGCAGAGCCAACTGACTCAGGGGTTCAGGTGGGAGCGTTTCAGGGAGAAGAGAGACATGAGAGGCGACAGACAAGACCCTTTAGGTATAAACCTGCCTGCTTATGTGAATTTTGTGAGCTTAAAATATACTGGAGTGTAAGAGGGAACCCATCTGTCTGTCAGTTTCATTTTTAGATGTAAAGTGCATGTACTTACCTGtatagcaatttattttttgtatttatatcccAGTGAAAGgatgtatgttactaacatacaGTACgtctacatttattttcttcattttttccccattttttttaataatatcatTTGAAGACTTTAACGGTGTTGGTTTCTCTTTACTATGCCATGGAACTTTTTTCACCCCAAAAGCATCTTTCCAAATTAGGGATGGGATCACATCCCTTTATATACTGGCACAGTGTGGATTTAACACACATTTCTTCTAGTTTTTCTATTAACACGAGACAATCTTAAGCATTGACAACGGTCTGTGAACACCCTCTGCACCGTGAGATGCATCTTTGAATTGGATTCAAGTTTCCCTCATCTGGTTTCAGTTGCAaaaacagtaaacacattttttaaataccaatcTGTGTGTCGGAAATATTAACAGAGACTTTGTCTAAGAGGAGAATACAATACGTTTTAATGGAAAACAGACAGATTGATACCATGGTTTCTGGGTCAATCGTAGCTGTGCTacagttttagtttttgctttgtgttattttatttcagatctGCCTCGGTTGCTTCACCTAAGATTTTTGATTCCATTAAGGAATTATTTGAGTAAGTTCCATTCCGTTCTTTATtttctcattcattcattcatgcacGTATCCTTTCATTCTCGGTTTGTTCTAACTTTGCGTGTTATATAAATGTTCTCTAAAAACAGATCTGCTGTGCTAACCTTATTTTAACCCATTATAGCTAACAAAAGAATTCCATCAGTATTACCTGTTGTGCCCTTTATGAAGGATtgcatatcagaaatcaaccaatcacagtaaaGTATTTGCcagaattccagtacatcttatgcTGTGTACAGATGgaatcctgtgcatagaacaccaAAACTAACCagttcaattttgttttttagttccAAAATAAAGAAGAGAGGGCACTCTGTGAGCAGTCTGAGTGATGATGTCTTTGTGCCCATGGCGATCTGTGTTTCAGCGAGGATACCTACGAAACCACTGCATGTCCTGGTAAAAGTTACAAAGAGGAAATAGATGGTGGGGGCAGGCGttggtgggggaggggggcagtTGATCATAGATGTGTGTTCCTTGAGCAAAGGACTGCTTCCTCTTCCTTCCTTCCCCCTTTTTCTTTCTAAAACTTactttactggaaaaaaaaaaaaactggtttctaTTGCAAATCTCCATCCAGTCTTAGACCTGTACAACAAACAGTGGTGGTTTGTAATAGCTGCAGACTTTTCTAATATTATTCTCTAGGTCTTTACAGCCTATTGTCCCAGACTTCTGAAACCATTTACTGAGCATTTAGTAAcactcatttattatttaaatattgcaattattGTATGGTACTTTCGTACAGGAAGCACATGAATTAGGGATCAATGCTGTGAAGTTTAGTCCAACCTCTAAGCTGTTGGCTACAGGAGGCACAGACTGCATCATCAAGCTGTGGGACCTGATTGGAGGTAAGCACATGTGACTGAGGCACAGTGAgtgaaatctatttattttttatatacattatggTTCCTAAACCTTATTCATGTTTAGGCCATGTTATAATTCAGCATTTTGGATACCTTGATAAGCTGAGTTCCTATTCAAATGGACcctcacaaataaataaataaataaataaataaagcattgttACAATGTTTTACCAGCAGATGTCAGCAGAACATAATAAATGAAGATAGTGTGTTTAACCAGCATGTTTTGTGTTTCACAGGGTCTGTGTAATTTAAGACTTAATACAAAAGGAAGACCACTAAATTGAGAGAAATGAATACCTGACCTACTATagtcaataaagaaaaacatgtcaAGATGAGGTTATAGAGATGTCTTTCAGTTATTTGAACAGTGTGCAAAATGTTTAAATCTCATTTCATTTCACTGCATTTTTGTTGTATGTTGTAATGTTGAGAAATGGGTAAGTAAATCCTCCCTTTTGGGAAAACACCAGCAGAATAAGTAAAGTTAAAGTGCAAcagtgtttagattattaaatagACCCCATAGCAACGTAAACCTGGCCTTATTTTTTATCACAACTCGCTCTTAATCCTTTCTCtgaatatactgtaatgtatttgtCATTGGTCAGAGATCTTTTTGGTTGGCTTATGATTCTCCGTAATAACGTAATTGTCTTTTTGCCTACCTGGCTTTCTGCCTGTTTGACTGTCTGTCTGGGACCACACATCCTTGATATGTCTTTCTGGATTtgtccactgtactgtacattgaaacTTCTTTACTGCTACATGTTACATTTCCTGTTTACAGGAAAGCTGCACAGCGCAGGAACACTGGAGGGCAGTAATGAAGGGATAACAAGCATAGAGTTTGACCCGACTGTAAGTAAACTCCTAAGTTGCCCGTTATTGAACCTGCACACCAAGGTAAATGAATAGCAAagtgtttcatgcatttcaatttctttttatattttcttcttttttttttaaatatgtaatgagACACTTAATTTATTAAGTTCAGTGCAATGTAAATAAAACCATATTTAGTTACACTTAAAAATAATGGGTGCAAATTCCTATGACTTTCAGCTGAGTTTCATAATATTTTATAGGAGTAATGTCTgaataacaaatgttttgttgctattctgtaacatgtttctggtctttcataataatacataaagGCACAAGATCACA
The Polyodon spathula isolate WHYD16114869_AA chromosome 9, ASM1765450v1, whole genome shotgun sequence genome window above contains:
- the LOC121320608 gene encoding protein Atg16l2-like isoform X2 — encoded protein: MAATDSSGRSSSPVKVGFNLNKTSDKWKRHIVLQLRHRDKTQKFMFQDVINSYIKLLDRSNQKAQFTQGFQKEALGLGDRQPPRTISCDSKELMLARHQDIVTELRKTGGELAYQIVELNQKAKLKDTVLEEQHISLSELRRRLGEVEDEWRSLQSRMQVVEGGNQALKQAYDTLLQQHQEMDDKYRQEKIQGSELLEDLIRVKELAAENMNHKNERRARAKEASLRKELATAAKKAVNIDIGFEKAEPTDSGVQVGAFQGEERHERRQTRPFRSASVASPKIFDSIKELFDSKIKKRGHSVSSLSDDVFVPMAICVSARIPTKPLHVLEAHELGINAVKFSPTSKLLATGGTDCIIKLWDLIGGKLHSAGTLEGSNEGITSIEFDPTGTKVLAASYDKSALFWKLDDCAPKFTLTGHSRKVTSAKFKSSLRQAVTGSADRTVKIWDLQRAACVKTINVFSFCSDVVCSEYFIVSGHFDKKIRFWDSR
- the LOC121320608 gene encoding protein Atg16l2-like isoform X1; this translates as MAATDSSGRSSSPVKVGFNLNKTSDKWKRHIVLQLRHRDKTQKFMFQDVINSYIKLLDRSNQKAQFTQGFQKEALGLGDSRQPPRTISCDSKELMLARHQDIVTELRKTGGELAYQIVELNQKAKLKDTVLEEQHISLSELRRRLGEVEDEWRSLQSRMQVVEGGNQALKQAYDTLLQQHQEMDDKYRQEKIQGSELLEDLIRVKELAAENMNHKNERRARAKEASLRKELATAAKKAVNIDIGFEKAEPTDSGVQVGAFQGEERHERRQTRPFRSASVASPKIFDSIKELFDSKIKKRGHSVSSLSDDVFVPMAICVSARIPTKPLHVLEAHELGINAVKFSPTSKLLATGGTDCIIKLWDLIGGKLHSAGTLEGSNEGITSIEFDPTGTKVLAASYDKSALFWKLDDCAPKFTLTGHSRKVTSAKFKSSLRQAVTGSADRTVKIWDLQRAACVKTINVFSFCSDVVCSEYFIVSGHFDKKIRFWDSR
- the LOC121320608 gene encoding protein Atg16l2-like isoform X3, producing MAATDSSGRSSSPVKVGFNLNKTSDKWKRHIVLQLRHRDKTQKFMFQDVINSYIKLLDRSNQKAQFTQGFQKEALGLGDSRQPPRTISCDSKELMLARHQDIVTELRKTGGELAYQIVELNQKAKLKDTVLEEQHISLSELRRRLGEVEDEWRSLQSRMQVVEGGNQALKQAYDTLLQQHQEMDDKYRQEKIQGSELLEDLIRVKELAAENMNHKNERRARAKEASLRKELATAAKKAVNIDIGFEKAEPTDSGVQVGAFQGEERHERRQTRPFSSKIKKRGHSVSSLSDDVFVPMAICVSARIPTKPLHVLEAHELGINAVKFSPTSKLLATGGTDCIIKLWDLIGGKLHSAGTLEGSNEGITSIEFDPTGTKVLAASYDKSALFWKLDDCAPKFTLTGHSRKVTSAKFKSSLRQAVTGSADRTVKIWDLQRAACVKTINVFSFCSDVVCSEYFIVSGHFDKKIRFWDSR
- the LOC121320608 gene encoding protein Atg16l2-like isoform X4, which codes for MAATDSSGRSSSPVKVGFNLNKTSDKWKRHIVLQLRHRDKTQKFMFQDVINSYIKLLDRSNQKAQFTQGFQKEALGLGDSRQPPRTISCDSKELMLARHQDIVTELRKTGGELAYQIVELNQKAKLKDTVLEEQHISLSELRRRLGEVEDEWRSLQSRMQVVEGGNQALKQAYDTLLQQHQEMDDKYRQEKIQGSELLEDLIRVKELAAENMNHKNERRARAKEASLRKELATAAKKAVNIDIGFEKAEPTDSGVQVGAFQGEERHERRQTRPFRSASVASPKIFDSIKELFDSKIKKRGHSVSSLSDDVFVPMAICVSARIPTKPLHVLEAHELGINAVKFSPTSKLLATGGTDCIIKLWDLIGGKLHSAGTLEGSNEGITSIEFDPTGTKVLAASYDKSALFWKLDDCAPKFTLTGHSRKVTSAKFKSSLRQAVTGSADRTVKIWDLQRAALMSSAQSTLL